The genome window TATATGTCATGGAGCAGCAGTGAGCCACGAACCCTGGTTATCTTTAATTTTGTCTATTTCACTTTATTTCTCTCTTAACATTTGGTTTTGGCCTCAAACGACCGACCATAGGAAACCTCtacaaaatatcataaacaaaCCCAATACCTTCGCATTGCCATTGCCCTTTTGGCCATCATCATTTGCGTAACTCTAGTCACATCCTCCGGCAATCATTAACCCGACGTAGAACTCAAAGCGAGAGACTGTTCAAAGAACCACACACACAGTAAGGATCCTGGAATTAATTGCTCATGGTGAGTGAGTGGCCCAGGCTTTGTTGGATCGGCCACTGTTGCCGAGCCTCACACCAAGGAATCTTGCCCAACTGGATGGACTACTACCGCACGTAGAACTGGTACAGGCAGTGGGCGCCCCCTCTCACTCCCCTTGTGCTGTGGAGAACAGGGACGAGACGTCCACCCTGATGAGCTTATCCTGTTGCTGCAGACAATGGAAGGGCCTCCCTTTTAATCTCACAATCATCAACCCCCAGCCATCGAGTAACACTTGTTGCCTTCCATGTCCCACACGGCGCACCACAGTGCGCCAAAAGCTACACGAAGGCCGGCTTTTTCTTTCGAGGATGGCTACTCAATGGCTGTACAGCGACGAAGGTAAACCCTATCCCTACGTTGACCCACACAGAGCACAGCGAAGACATCGAGAAGACGATTCATCATAAAGCTGATGTTTTCCTGAGTTAGAAGCAGTACTGCATACATACAATTACAGCCGTAAGAGAAAATATATGGCGACGAATACAGGCATAGCGAAGGGCCCAAAACACTACCGAGCGATCTCGGCGTGCAGGGTGGAGTTTAGTCCCATCTGCTCCATCTCCCAGCTGAGTTTGGCGGCTACGGCGTCCTCCACGGGTACGTATTCCTGCTTCGACAGGTGGTGTCAAGATCGAGGACGTAAAGGAGTAGGGAATGAGACATACAGACCCACCTAAATGGAGGTTCACATGAGAACAATACAAAGAGCGAGAGCTAGAGATGTACTGCAACAGTACCTCGAGCTTTTGGACGAGGTCCTTGGCGTTGGGGGCGGAGACGAAGATGTGGCGCTGATATGGCTGGATGAAGCCATCCTCCACGGCCTTGTCGATGAAGGCGAGCAGGGAGTTGTAGTAACCATCCACGTTGAGCAATCCCACCTTCACCAGCACAGTCGCCGAGCTTTGTCATGGAAGTAATAATGGTGGGGAGGGGGGGTTTGGATCAATGGAGAGGGCTTACAGGCTTGTTGTGGATGCCGAGCTGCGCCCAGGTGATGACCTCCAGCAGCTCCTCCAGGGTTCCATACCCACCTAAAGGACGACGGAGATGGAGTGAGATAAGACCCGACAGTGGTGGGTAAGCGAAAGGACTTGGATGGGGAAAGGTCGGACCGGGCAGGGCGATGAAGGCGTCGGAGTGGCGGGCCATTTCGGCCTTGCGCTGGTGCATGCTGGCCACCGGCTTCACCTCCCCGAACGTCTCCCCTGTAATCTGATCCACATGCAAACGCCAGAAACAGTTAATACAGGCATGGAGGCTAGCAAGGTGACGAAAGTGAGATTGAAGCAAGCACGACGACCTCCTTGGACATCAGTGTCCTCGGGATGATCCTGTAAGATGAGAGGACACGTCAGAGAAGCAATGTTGGGTGCGAGAGAGATCGAGAGAGTTGCAAGTCTGTGCTGACCCGATGACATGGCCGCCACCAGAATGAACAGCTTCAGAGACGAGACCCATCAGCCCCACGCTGCCGCCTCCATACACCAGATCGACCTTCCTCGCCACCTGAACTCGAACACGAGTCAAGTTCCATCAGCAGCTGCATGCGCTCGGCACGCagagggaggaaggaaggaagagaaggaaagggtCACCACTTACCAGCTCCTTCCCGAGCTCCACGGCAGCATCTTGGTAACAGTGCCTCTTGCCTGTGCTGCTCCCACAGAAGACGCACATCCTCTTGAACCTTGAATTTCCCACCTTGACCGCCTCCATCTCCCGCCTCTCTTTTCCTCCCCCAGATCCTTTCCCCTGGCCCCTCGTGCCTTCAAAGTAAGCCTCGGATAAGATATTAGAGGCAGTATATATAAACCTTTTCTGACCCTCTCTTTTTTATCTTGCCACCGTCCTGCACACCATGACAAAAAGGAAGTGtgcgagagagagggagagagagagagaggaacacaaCACGTACGTGGAGAACAGTATGACAAACTTAAAATACACAGTAGAATACATGTCTTCCAAGTCTCGGGTTTAGCACAAGCCAATCGTGCCGCCGTGGTCACCCACACGTGTAAGCCGTCGGTCTCCCTCGGAAACCTGCACACCCAACTGCTCTCCTTCCTCCACCGCTTCCTGTCCATTGATCTGTGTTTGTGCCTGTCTTCATCAACTCCTTGGGCAGTAGGCAGAAGCTACATGGGAGACTGCAAGAAACCTAGCAGAAGGGGGGAGAGCGATGCAGGACGCCACAGCTGTATAATCACTAGAAGCGGAGAGCAGTGAGTATCACTTCAATAAAGCAGAATCATTCACTTGCCACATTGTTGCTGAGGGCTACAGAAGGAGTCTGTGTTTACGAGGCAAGAGGAACATTTTGTTGCAGAGGGCTACAGAAGGAGTCGGTGTTTACGAGGCAAgtggaactctctctctctctctctctctctcttagtcaCGGTACAAAAGGATAATACTACTTATCTAAAGGCATATCTTAATAAACAATGCTAATTAAATGAAAAGTAAATAAGATGCTGCATGAAACACAAATGGCAATGTTGACTTCACGCCATTTCCTTATGCCAAATGCCCGGACACGGATCTGTTCTCTTCAAATTCCCCCCttccaaaacaaaaaaaatctgatCACATCAAGTCATTTAAACATTGTTTAAACTGCaaccgatgatgatgatgatattgagAATAAAACAATTGAAACATTCATTAATGGAGAAGCCAAGATTTGCATTAAATACATGATTTATTGTGGTTTATAAGCCGTGTTTTCTTCCTACCCATGTGGAAGGATATCAACATCttacccataaaaagtagaggagcaTCAACGTCTCCATTATTGCTGGTAAGGAAAGGTCGGATCCTTTTGATCCGTGGTCTTGAATCCAAACCGGTACAGCGGTCTGTCGATTTGTGGATATTTATCCTAGTATTGCTCGTACAACAAAACGGCGTCTTATTGCTTGTATACGTATACGTTGTACTAACAATTTATGCAGGATTTAAGACACGCGGACGAAGAGCCCGTCCTGGAACCACCCGCTTGGGACCCACCCAGGAGACCCAGTGCCGTGACGGGGCCCCGTGTGGGGATGGTGTGCGTCCGGGACCGACGCGTGTTCGGCCCGAGGTACGCCACGACATTCCCCGACCTTCTTCGGGTCCACTCCAACTCCGAGAGGCGTGCGCAGGATCAAAAGCCCGCTCCAAGATTCGTGCGGGGTTCAGGACCCGAGCAATGCTTCGAAGATCCAGACCTCTCATCAATGGTTGCACGTTCATCAAAGAGTACCACTGATGTATGAGCACTCTGAAGGTAAACTAGTAATCGGCAATCCAAAGACAAGATTTTGATATTTAATTTGCTTGACTCATTAGAAATTTGATTATGTTCATAGGTTAAAATTAAGATTATCACAAGACACATACATTAATTGGTTTCTACATCTAAAAGTTTACTCGCCGGTGGGGTCCACACAAAAGAAAAAGGGCCGGCTACTACCCTGTGCCGGTCATCAGCGGCCGTTGAATCGGGATCAGACAGCGACAGCGGAAGGGCGTCACATGTACCGTATGGGTTTCCAAGGCGCGTCGGCAACGAGGGACAGAAGCGGCGCAATCATCGCCACAGGCGTCGTGGTCCCCAGCAGCGTACATTATACGCCGAGTCCGTGTACATAATACGAAGTCACGCGCTACCTACTGACCTACCTTCGCTAGTACCATTGACGGCCATCCCAAACCAAACTGCCGTCGACCTTTGTTGTCCACTTATAATTAGCCCAACCTTCACATAGAACATATAATTAGGAGTGATTGAGATAAGACCGGGCACTATCAATTTTTGGAGTTCAAGTCATACGTTGCCTGCTTACATCATCACCATTACCATCATCATCTCACCAAGAAATTACAGCAATTGACGGCGGAGATGGAGACGGCAAGGACCACCAGTGGCCCGTCGTTGGCACACCTTCCCGTCGGAACACGTGAAGCGTCAAGCTTGGGGACGAGGGGTGTGATGCGGTTGGCGAGTCAACTCGGTGACCACAGTTTCGGGGTGAGACGAGGCCCCCAATGGGAAGAATCCATTTCCAGGACTGTGGCGAAGGCTAGGGCAACGTGGCCTTCATCTATTGCCTGTGGAGTGTCGCCTCTTTACGCAAATAGTAAAGAATCCATTTCCAGGACTGTGGCGAAGGCTAAGGCAACGTGGCCTTCATCTATTGGCCGTGGAGTGTCGCCTGTTCATGCAAAGAGTAATCAAACGTCATGAAATAAAAAACgcaacacgagagagagagaaaggaataGAGCTTATTAGAAATTTGAGAATAAATTTAAGCTGCTAGATAATGAATGATTCGATCAAATATTATGCAGGATAGAAATGGATCATTGTCTTCTTGACAATGGATCACGTCAAAGctcgaaagtgttaaattttttttttttttaatttcaaaggAATGACAGATGCTCACTGTCTTCTTCTTGCTAACTACAAATTCATCAATGATGATTGACTTTGATGAGAAATAGATTATATATAAAAGCTTTGAACAAGGAGGAACCCTTTCCTTGGTTTCTTCTTACTTCTCTTTGAGAGATTTTGCATATTTTTAGAGAGATTAATTAACATGTGTTATTGGCTTGTCTCATTTGTTAAAGAGTACAAATCTGATCGGACTTAGAGGGCGGACTGACATCCTTTTGTTGTTTTTTTTAAAGCTCTTGTGCTTGCATGAGCAGAGAACTATCTGTAATATATTAGTTTTTTTCTCTTGGAAAGAAAACTTTTCAGACAAGGGAGGGGGATAGAAAGACAAACTTCATGGGCCAAATGATGATCAACATGAACTCCAAAGTTAGTAGAGTAAGAAAGAcagagactctctctctctcataagtTGGACCAATGGGCCTAATTGGCAGAACCATCAACTGTGCATGAACAAAATATCCATTTAGGACCCACTATGTTCACCACTCACAAATCACAATGGGATGCCTTTAAAGAATCATTTGTTGCCATTATCATTCAATAATAACTCAAACACTTGAGTCCAATTGATACTTAGATACTTGAATTAAATTTCCGACTCAAATCCAACAATACTTAGATATTTTGGGTATTGgtgagcaataaaaaataaaataaaaaactctaGGAAGAAAAGGGTATTTAAAAAAACCaattttttcaataagaaaggagattGCTATTTATAATCTCCTTTTTACAATTTACAATTCTATTttgaaatttttaatatttttaaattatccttttttgtGTATGAACGTAAATATCtactatttttttctctttttcttcttttatagcgGATGACAATAAGGGGGTGGTGAGTGAGATCGAACAACATCTAGCAACATCAACGTgatgaaataagaaaaaaaataaaagataaaattgataccataaataataaaataatattttaattttttaaagggGTTATCGATAATAAAAGATTGTCAATAGTAAAAAAAGAGATGAGGTGTGAATAGTAAGctttataataaatgatatggTCTTAAAACTCTATCTCAATTGTAATAGGGGAATTAACCAAGAACCCAAATTTAATCtcgtaaatatttataattttatcctaATTCATCCAATATCCATAAAATTATAGCATATTCGAATTTAATTTAAGTAGGTCAAATATACCTAGGTTACCACAGTGTGGTCAACATTTGGCCCATGAAGTTTGTCTTTCTACAACAAGTTGCTACTAAACTAACCTAAATTGGCTCATAGTTGGCCATGTGAGCTTGATTACTGCCAACTCATCCTAATTATTAGAAGGTGCGGATTATATCAAGAGAAACTATTGTCTTAATAGGTTAGAAGCCAACCTGTGCCCTTTGACCATATGTGCATTGGGTAACCATTATCGACTCAATTGTAGAATGCTTTCGAATCCAACGTGTGTGCCTTACATGAATGAAATGGCTGCATGTGCTTCCTAATTGTAAATTAACACCCACTTGCACGTCCCCCTTATCAACATATTAATCTCTATGATATTGCTGGTATAAACTTATTATATAAACTCATCAAATCATATATTATAAAATCACCTTAAATAACGgtctaaataatttatttttcaatgatCTTATCGTTATGTGATGATTATAAACACTATAGAGCTACCCGAGTGACATCAACTCGCTACATGAACTTACTATCTTTTTAACCTTTTTATTCTGCATCATAAaatttatctttatattttatattaaatatcaaatatttattgaaataaatttattattttacccCATAAAATTACAAAAAATTGGATCCACCGACAGACATATTCAAAATGTGCACAACGTTCATCTCTAATTAGTGTAATGACAGATTCGAACACTGTTTCCAAAAAACAGAGGAAGACTTCATTTCTTTTTGTTCTGCattttatgatgattatttgTACACTATACACTTTCTCATTTGGCTTCAAATTTTGCGTTCGGCTCCAAAACCTATAGCGAGGGAGTGAGTATGTTGAGAAGCGAGACTCTAATGTTCACCAAACTCCTGAACACCCTCCCGCTTCCTTCCTCCAATCCCTCCATGCGCTCCTCCAACGCCTCCATCGCTGCCATTTCCGCTTCCTCGCTTCCCTTCTTCGATGGCCTCCTCGACGGCCATGCCGTCCATGAGCTTTTGGAGCATGAGCCGGCCACCGACGACGAGGCTGCCGCGATCCCCAAGAAAACCGCCGTCGACGTGGCCGCAGTTGCCGCCATCGCCTCCGCGACGATCCCGGCGACCTCGGCCTCGGCCGCGTCCGAGCAGATGAGAGGAGGAGATCTGGCGAGATCCTTGATGG of Musa acuminata AAA Group cultivar baxijiao chromosome BXJ1-7, Cavendish_Baxijiao_AAA, whole genome shotgun sequence contains these proteins:
- the LOC135679081 gene encoding cytokinin riboside 5'-monophosphate phosphoribohydrolase LOG1-like isoform X1, with the translated sequence MEAVKVGNSRFKRMCVFCGSSTGKRHCYQDAAVELGKELVARKVDLVYGGGSVGLMGLVSEAVHSGGGHVIGIIPRTLMSKEVITGETFGEVKPVASMHQRKAEMARHSDAFIALPGGYGTLEELLEVITWAQLGIHNKPVGLLNVDGYYNSLLAFIDKAVEDGFIQPYQRHIFVSAPNAKDLVQKLEEYVPVEDAVAAKLSWEMEQMGLNSTLHAEIARTASNSGKHQLYDESSSRCLRCALCGST
- the LOC135679081 gene encoding cytokinin riboside 5'-monophosphate phosphoribohydrolase LOG1-like isoform X2, with the translated sequence MEAVKVGNSRFKRMCVFCGSSTGKRHCYQDAAVELGKELVARKVDLVYGGGSVGLMGLVSEAVHSGGGHVIGIIPRTLMSKEITGETFGEVKPVASMHQRKAEMARHSDAFIALPGGYGTLEELLEVITWAQLGIHNKPVGLLNVDGYYNSLLAFIDKAVEDGFIQPYQRHIFVSAPNAKDLVQKLEEYVPVEDAVAAKLSWEMEQMGLNSTLHAEIARTASNSGKHQLYDESSSRCLRCALCGST
- the LOC135679081 gene encoding cytokinin riboside 5'-monophosphate phosphoribohydrolase LOG5-like isoform X3, translating into MEAVKVGNSRFKRMCVFCGSSTGKRHCYQDAAVELGKELVARKVDLVYGGGSVGLMGLVSEAVHSGGGHVIGIIPRTLMSKEVITGETFGEVKPVASMHQRKAEMARHSDAFIALPGGYGTLEELLEVITWAQLGIHNKPVGLLNVDGYYNSLLAFIDKAVEDGFIQPYQRHIFVSAPNAKDLVQKLEVGLYVSFPTPLRPRS